The genomic window ccacggacttgcaccccaaggtctctctgctcttcaacactgtgaaGGGTAGGCGGTtgtgtgggattagtgcaaaagggagagggggggggggtgaagagatgAGGGGAAACAAGAGGGGCGAGAGTGAGGGACGGAGGAGGGACAcgtcgatggtgggaagggggcGGAGGAAGTGTGTTTGAACCTGTGCGGGTGGGAATAAGGCGGGGGtagggtggggtgaggaggggtggggttgggggtgcgAGGAGGGTGAGAGACTTGAGGGATGGTGGACAGGGAGGTTAAATGGACGagctggggggggagagagagagaagcgggGTGGATACTGAGGGGGGAGGGATTGGGgtgcgggagggaaggggagggattgGGAAGGGGATGGGATTGGGGCGCGGGAGGgactgggaaggggaaggggtcgGGGCGCGGAGGGGAAGggattgggggagggaaggggtcgGGGCGCGGGGGGGCGACGGAAGGGATTGGGGGAGGGACTGGGAAGGGGTCGGGGCgcgggggggaaggggaggcacTGGGAAGggattgggggagggaaggggtcggggcgccgggggggggggagggggagggacggaaGGGAAGGGTCGAGGCgcggggggaagagggagggactGGAGGGGAAGGGGTCGGGGCgcgggggggaagagggaggggaggaagggggggtcGGGGCGCGGGGGGGACGGAAGGGATTGGGGGAGGGACTGGAAGGGGAAGGGGTCGggcgcggggggtggggggaaggggagggacggAAGGGATTGGGGAGGgactgggaaggggaaggggtcggggcgcggggggggtggggggaagggggagggactgAGACAGAAGGGGACTGGGTCACAGACTGAGATGGGCAGTGGAAGAGAGGAGCGGGGATGGCGAGAGAAGGGGATCGGGGGAGGGCCGAGTAGAGAGATGGAGCCGTCCGGTTTCACAAGTGGGTTTATTCCGACGCGGGACAGCAGACCGTGTACCCCGGGCGAGGGGACTCCCCacgctccccttccccacctcccccccccccccacccacccccacttcccacGGTGGTCTGGGGCGCTCCCAGCTGGTAGGGTGCCCCTGGGAGGGagcacccgccccccccccccgccagattCTGCTCAGCACCCTGGGGACAAGAGGTTAGAGCCGGCCGCCGCCAGACGCACCTCTCCCCACCCAAACCAGTGCGTCTGAGTGAGAGGGGACGTCTCCCCAACCTCTGCCCTCCCCGTGAAatcatccccacacccctccttccAGGTCCCTCGTACTGGGACTTCACCGGACCCTTCCTGGGGGTGCTTCCCCCACACCCCTGGGGTAGTCCCGGGCCGTTCCGAAGTCCCCTTCCTGTGTGTGAAGCCCTGCCGTTCCCTTGGGCCTGTTCCCTGTCCCTGGAGGTCACTCCTTGGTGCCGCAGGATGGGTCAGTCCATCTTCCAAATCTTCTCGGCCGAAGTCGGGTGTCTGGGGCGGGGTGAGGTGGACGGAACGGTCTGCTGGTCCCGTCCCGGCTGCCCAGGTCTCTCATTGGCCGTGTCCCGGCTGCCCAGGTCTCTCATTGGCCGTGTCCCGGCAGCCCAGGTCTCTCATTGGCCGTGTCCCGGCTGCCCAGGTCTCTCATTGGCCGTGTGCCGGCAGCCAAGGTGTCTCATTGGCCGGTTCCCGGCTGCCAAGGTCTTCCATTGGCCGTGTCCCGGCTGCCCAGGTCTCCTATTGGCCGTGTCCCAGCTGCCCAGGTCTCTCATTGGCCGTGTTCCAGCCGCCCAAGCTCCTTACTTgccagttccagcaacccaggtctcTCATTGGCCGTGTCCCGGCTGCCCAGGTCTCCCATTGGCCGTGTCCCGGCTGCCCAGGTCTCTCATTGGCCGTGTCCCAGCAGCACAGGTCTCTCATTGGCCGTGGCCCAGCAGCCCAAGTCTCTCATTGGCCGTGTCCCGGCTGCCCAGGTCTCTCATTGGCCGTGTCCCGGCTGCCCAGGTCTCTCATTGGCCATGTCCCAGCAGCACAGGTCTCTCATTGGCCGTGTCCCAGGTGTCCAGGTCTCTCACTGGCTGTGTCCCTGCACCTCAGGTCCCTCATTGGCTGCGTCCCAACAGTACAGGCTCCTGATTGGTGAGTTCCAGCATCCCAGACGCCCCACTGGCTGCAGCCCAGTCCCTCATTGGCTGTGTACAACCTGCTCGGGTCTGTCACTGGCCCTCCTTCATCAGCAGTCAAAGGGTATTGGCCACGTCTCAGCAGCCCAAGTCTCTCATTGGCCGTGACTCAGATGCCCAGTCTCCTCATAGGTCGTCTCCAAACAGACGAGGCATCTCCAGCTTCCACGCTGGCTATCTTCCAGCTCCCTGATTGGCCGCGTCCCAACAGTCCAGGCCCCTCATTGGTCGGTTCCAGCAGCCGAGTCTTCTGATTGGCCATCTTCCAGCACCCCTCGGccttcccctcttctctttctccttccccccccccccccccccccccccccacaccggcCATGCTAGAGGAACCCCAGCCCCTCCTTGGCCCTCTGCGCCTGGTAGTCCTTCAGGCTCCTCTTGGGGGGCAGGAGGCCGGGGCTCAGGCCGGGCCTCCTCTTGGTCCCGGGCCGGCCGTTGCCGGGGGCGACGGGGCACTGGGCCCGCTGGTCGGAGGGCGATTGGGCCTGGTTGCCGGGGGCGACGGGGGCACCGGGCCCGCTGGTCGACGGAG from Pristis pectinata isolate sPriPec2 chromosome 44, sPriPec2.1.pri, whole genome shotgun sequence includes these protein-coding regions:
- the LOC127566676 gene encoding uncharacterized protein LOC127566676 isoform X6 is translated as MGQSIFQIFSAEVGCLGRGEVDGTVCWSRPGCPGLSLAVSRLPRSLIGRVPAAQVSHWPCPGCPGLSLAVCRQPRCLIGRFPAAKVFHWPCPGCPGLLLAVSQLPRSLIGRVPAAQAPYLPVPATQVSHWPCPGCPGLPLAVSRLPRSLIGRVPAAQVSHWPWPSSPSLSLAVSRLPRSLIGHVPAAQVSHWPCPRCPGLSLAVSLHLRSLIGCVPTVQAPDW
- the LOC127566676 gene encoding uncharacterized protein LOC127566676 isoform X11 — protein: MGQSIFQIFSAEVGCLGRGEVDGTVCWSRPGCPGLSLAVSRLPRSLIGRVPAAQVSHWPCPGCPGLSLAVSQQHRSLIGRGPAAQVSHWPCPGCPGLSLAMSQQHRSLIGRVPGVQVSHWLCPCTSGPSLAASQQYRLLIGEFQHPRRPTGCSPVPHWLCTTCSGLSLALLHQQSKGIGHVSAAQVSHWP
- the LOC127566676 gene encoding uncharacterized protein LOC127566676 isoform X4 yields the protein MGQSIFQIFSAEVGCLGRGEVDGTVCWSRPGCPGLSLAVSRLPRSLIGRVPAAQVSHWPCAGSQGVSLAGSRLPRSSIGRVPAAQVSYWPCPSCPGLSLAVFQPPKLLTCQFQQPRSLIGRVPAAQVSHWPCPGCPGLSLAVSQQHRSLIGRGPAAQVSHWPCPGCPGLSLAMSQQHRSLIGRVPGVQVSHWLCPCTSGPSLAASQQYRLLIGEFQHPRRPTGCSPVPHWLCTTCSGLSLALLHQQSKGIGHVSAAQVSHWP
- the LOC127566676 gene encoding uncharacterized protein LOC127566676 isoform X9, with the translated sequence MGQSIFQIFSAEVGCLGRGEVDGTVCWSRPGCPGLSLAVSRLPRSLIGRVPAAKVSHWPVPGCQGLPLAVSRLPRSPIGRVPAAQVSHWPCSSRPSSLLASSSNPGLSLAVSRLPRSPIGRVPAAQVSHWPCPSSTGLSLAVAQQPKSLIGRVPAAQVSHWPCPSSTGLSLAVSQVSRSLTGCVPAPQVPHWLRPNSTGS
- the LOC127566676 gene encoding uncharacterized protein LOC127566676 isoform X8, whose product is MGQSIFQIFSAEVGCLGRGEVDGTVCWSRPGCPGLSLAVSRLPRSLIGRVPAAKVSHWPVPGCQGLPLAVSRLPRSPIGRVPAAQVSHWPCSSRPSSLLASSSNPGLSLAVSRLPRSPIGRVPAAQVSHWPCPSSTGLSLAVAQQPKSLIGRVPAAQVSHWPCPSSTGLSLAVSQVSRSLTGCVPAPQVPHWLRPNSTGS
- the LOC127566676 gene encoding uncharacterized protein LOC127566676 isoform X10, giving the protein MGQSIFQIFSAEVGCLGRGEVDGTVCWSRPGCPGLSLAVSRLPRSLIGRVPAAQVSHWPCAGSQGLSLAVSQQHRSLIGRGPAAQVSHWPCPGCPGLSLAMSQQHRSLIGRVPGVQVSHWLCPCTSGPSLAASQQYRLLIGEFQHPRRPTGCSPVPHWLCTTCSGLSLALLHQQSKGIGHVSAAQVSHWP
- the LOC127566676 gene encoding uncharacterized protein LOC127566676 isoform X2 — its product is MGQSIFQIFSAEVGCLGRGEVDGTVCWSRPGCPGLSLAVSRLPRSLIGRVPAAQVSHWPCAGSQGVSLAGSRLPRSSIGRVPAAQVSYWPCPSCPGLSLAVFQPPKLLTCQFQQPRSLIGRVPAAQVSHWPCPGCPGLSLAVSQQHRSLIGRGPAAQVSHWPCPGCPGLSLAMSQQHRSLIGRVPGVQVSHWLCPCTSGPSLAASQQYRLLIGEFQHPRRPTGCSPVPHWLCTTCSGLSLALLHQQSKGIGHVSAAQVSHWP
- the LOC127566676 gene encoding uncharacterized protein LOC127566676 isoform X5, with the protein product MGQSIFQIFSAEVGCLGRGEVDGTVCWSRPGCPGLSLAVSRLPRSLIGRVPAAQVSHWPCAGSQGLSLAVFQPPKLLTCQFQQPRSLIGRVPAAQVSHWPCPGCPGLSLAVSQQHRSLIGRGPAAQVSHWPCPGCPGLSLAMSQQHRSLIGRVPGVQVSHWLCPCTSGPSLAASQQYRLLIGEFQHPRRPTGCSPVPHWLCTTCSGLSLALLHQQSKGIGHVSAAQVSHWP
- the LOC127566676 gene encoding uncharacterized protein LOC127566676 isoform X7; its protein translation is MGQSIFQIFSAEVGCLGRGEVDGTVCWSRPGCPGLSLAVSRLPRSLIGRVPAAQVSHWPCPGCPGLSLAVCRQPRCLIGRFPAAKVFHWPCPGCPGLLLAVSQLPRSLIGRVPAAQAPYLPVPATQVSHWPCPGCPGLPLAVSRLPRSLIGRVPAAQVSHWPWPSSPSLSLAVSRLPRSLIGHVPAAQVSHWPCPRCPGLSLAVSLHLRSLIGCVPTVQAPDW
- the LOC127566676 gene encoding uncharacterized protein LOC127566676 isoform X3, encoding MGQSIFQIFSAEVGCLGRGEVDGTVCWSRPGCPGLSLAVSRLPRSLIGRVPAAQVSHWPCPGCPGVSLAGSRLPRSSIGRVPAAQVSYWPCPSCPGLSLAVFQPPKLLTCQFQQPRSLIGRVPAAQVSHWPCPGCPGLSLAVSQQHRSLIGRGPAAQVSHWPCPGCPGLSLAMSQQHRSLIGRVPGVQVSHWLCPCTSGPSLAASQQYRLLIGEFQHPRRPTGCSPVPHWLCTTCSGLSLALLHQQSKGIGHVSAAQVSHWP
- the LOC127566676 gene encoding uncharacterized protein LOC127566676 isoform X1, whose product is MGQSIFQIFSAEVGCLGRGEVDGTVCWSRPGCPGLSLAVSRLPRSLIGRVPAAQVSHWPCAGSQGVSLAGSRLPRSSIGRVPAAQVSYWPCPSCPGLSLAVFQPPKLLTCQFQQPRSLIGRVPAAQVSHWPCPGCPGLSLAVSQQHRSLIGRGPAAQVSHWPCPGCPGLSLAMSQQHRSLIGRVPGVQVSHWLCPCTSGPSLAASQQYRLLIGEFQHPRRPTGCSPVPHWLCTTCSGLSLALLHQQSKGIGHVSAAQVSHWP